A single Eubalaena glacialis isolate mEubGla1 chromosome 18, mEubGla1.1.hap2.+ XY, whole genome shotgun sequence DNA region contains:
- the CCDC61 gene encoding centrosomal protein CCDC61 yields the protein MDQPAGLQVDYVFRGVEHAVRVMVSGQVLELEVEDRMTADQWRAEFDASFIEDLTHKTGNFKQFNIFCNMLESALTQSSESVTLDLLTYTDLESLRNRKMGGRPGPLASRSAQLNSKRYLILIYSVEFDRIHYPLPLPYQGKPDPVVLRGIIRSLKEELSRLRGLDGQDTRDSRETEIWHLREQVSRLAAEKRELEAQLGRSREEALAGRAARQEVEALRGLVRGLELELRQERGLGHRGSGRRSQDCRRLAKELEEVKASERSLRARLKTLNTELAMYKRGRRTTPVVPPSAREDRASTSRERSTSRGRGAARSSSRESDRGGRGQGRPARPSPSPTGGRVPRFDPTAFVKAKEKKQRAIKMKQQQQRSRLGSGGSGDGPSVSWSLQTRPPAAVTGRGDAANRSRNRSSSVDSFRSRYSSASSCSEFEDFSESLPRGVRRRGKPPSPTTWSGSNTQQKPRPLERGRHQRRLADSGGWVPIKEYSSDHQAADMAEIDARLKALQEYMNRLDTRS from the exons ATGGTGTCTGGGCAGGTGCTAGAGCTGGAGGTGGAGGACCGGATGACGGCCGACCAGTGGCGGGCCGAGTTCGATGCCAGCT TCATTGAAGATTTGACTCACAAGACAGGGAACTTCAAACAGTTCAACATCTTCTGTAACATGCTGGAGTCGGCCCTCACCCAG AGCAGTGAGTCGGTTACCCTTGACCTGCTGACCTACACAGATCTGGAGTCCCTGCGGAACAGAAAGATGGGGGGCCGCCCAGGCCCCTTGGCCTCGAGATCGGCCCAGCTCAACTCCAAGCGCTACCTGATCCTCATCTACTCTGTGGAGTTTGACAG GATTCACTACCCGCTGCCCCTCCCGTACCAGGGCAAACCAGACCCTGTGGTCCTGCGGGGCATCATTCGCTCACTAAAGGAGGAGCTGAGCCGCCTTCGAGGGCTGGATGGCCAGGACACTCGGGACAGCCGGGAAACTGAGATCTGGCATCTGCGGGAGCA GGTGTCGCGCTTGGCGGCTGAGAAGCGCGAGCTGGAGGCCCAGCTGGGCAGATCGCGCGAGGAGGCGCTGGCCGGGCGGGCGGCGCGCCAGGAGGTCGAGGCGCTGCGCGGGCTTGTGCGCGGCCTGGAGCTGGAGCTGCGGCAGGAGCGCGGCCTCGGGCACCGCGGGTCCGGCCGCCGAAGCCAGGATTGCCGCCGCCTGGCCAAGGAG CTAGAGGAGGTGAAGGCGTCGGAGCGGAGCCTGCGTGCCCGGCTGAAGACGCTGAACACCGAGCTGGCCATGTACAAGAGGGG GAGACGGACTACACCGGTGGTGCCGCCCTCGGCCCGGGAAGATCGGGCTTCGACGTCTCGGGAGCGCTCCACGTCGCGTGGTCGTGGCGCTGCCCGCTCCTCGTCCCGGGAGAGCGACCGCGGGGGCCGGGGTCAAGGCCGCCCTGCCCGCCCCTCGCCCTCGCCCACAG GTGGTCGCGTGCCCCGTTTCGACCCAACAGCCTTTGTGAAAGCCAAGGAGAAGAAGCAGAGAGCAATCAAGATGAA gcagcagcagcagcgaaGCCGATTGGGCAGCGGAGGAAGCGGGGACGGTCCATCCGTCTCCTGGTCTCTCCAGACTCGGCCCCCCGCAGCCGTGACCGGTCGAGGAGACGCGGCTAACCGCTCCCGAAACCGCAGCTCCTCGG tGGACAGTTTCCGCAGCCGCTACTCGTCCGCCAGCTCCTGCAGCGAGTTCGAGGATTTCTCTGAATCCCTCCCTAGAGG CGTTCGTCGCCGGGGGAAGCCGCCCAGCCCCACCACCTGGAGTGGGTCCAATACG CAGCAGAAGCCTCGCCCCCTGGAACGCGGCCGCCATCAGAGACGCCTGGCCGATTCGGGGGGCTGGGTCCCCATCAAAG AGTACAGCTCGGACCACCAGGCAGCTGACATGGCCGAAATCGACGCCCGCCTGAAGGCCTTGCAGGAATACATGAACAGACTGGACACGCGCTCGTGA